The Lacipirellula parvula genome window below encodes:
- a CDS encoding DUF1570 domain-containing protein, whose product MTSGLSRRRFLQAALAATIATPLARAAEKSEGWADRRVYGPFVCTSAFPLQSLEGVFAELARLESELHRTLAVPSARQTVDVFLLADEASHRKFLAQLYPQVPYRRALYVRRGGRGAVYAYQHAELPVDLRHESTHALLHATLPEVPLWLDEGLAEYFEMPEESRPHGHPHLALVRWNLRLGMRRTVEDLEDRQEVGEMGSFEYRFAWSWVHFMLHGPAAAHRTLVEYLADIRRGDHVGPLSARLRTAVPDLDERMERHFSNWRPTTSLVAHRSAPISG is encoded by the coding sequence ATGACCTCTGGGCTGTCACGGCGGCGATTTTTACAAGCGGCGCTAGCAGCAACGATCGCGACGCCGCTGGCCCGAGCTGCCGAAAAAAGCGAAGGCTGGGCCGATCGCCGCGTTTACGGGCCGTTCGTCTGCACGTCGGCGTTCCCGCTGCAGTCGCTAGAAGGAGTGTTCGCTGAGCTGGCTCGGCTCGAATCGGAGCTGCATCGGACGCTAGCAGTTCCCTCGGCGCGGCAGACGGTCGACGTTTTTTTGCTAGCAGACGAGGCGTCGCATCGGAAGTTTCTGGCTCAGCTCTATCCCCAAGTTCCTTACCGTCGGGCGCTTTACGTCCGGCGTGGCGGTCGCGGAGCCGTTTACGCTTACCAGCATGCGGAGTTGCCGGTCGATTTGCGGCACGAATCGACGCACGCCCTACTGCACGCGACGCTGCCGGAGGTGCCGCTGTGGCTCGATGAAGGGCTAGCGGAATATTTTGAGATGCCCGAGGAGAGTCGCCCGCACGGCCACCCTCACCTCGCCCTCGTCCGCTGGAACTTGCGGCTTGGGATGCGACGGACCGTCGAAGATCTCGAGGATCGGCAAGAGGTAGGCGAAATGGGCAGCTTTGAGTATCGTTTCGCGTGGTCGTGGGTTCATTTTATGTTGCATGGGCCGGCGGCTGCCCACCGGACGCTGGTCGAATACTTGGCCGACATTCGCCGCGGCGACCATGTTGGTCCGCTGTCGGCGCGACTGCGGACGGCGGTGCCTGATCTCGACGAACGGATGGAACGGCACTTCAGCAACTGGCGGCCGACGACGTCATTGGTCGCTCACCGCAGCGCGCCCATCAGCGGCTAA
- a CDS encoding DUF4394 domain-containing protein produces MIHSLPLRAILCSAALLCFVQSHASAQTAYGVDANFTLFSFDVTNPTASTTIGNIGFLPEGIDFRPGTNQLYAIDVGATTTQLYTINTATAAATPVGAGFATTGVDYNLAGNQSFGFDFNPKTLQADSSMRIRLISTNGENLRLNSSTGLVAAVDVDLAILPSGGSPFADAAAYINNVPEVGGTTILFDMDIRNNSLYTQNPPNNGSLNLVGAFGVSITNVQQGIGFDVYTTPGDADLTIGGDAAYAVLKRPNAPVNGPTGAYLLYSVNLGNGQITGGALVDGGRDFTGGFAIAPGVPEPATFALAIGSVLVVASTRRKRNAAI; encoded by the coding sequence ATGATTCACTCTCTGCCCTTGCGGGCAATTCTCTGCAGCGCTGCCCTGCTCTGCTTCGTCCAATCGCACGCCAGCGCCCAAACGGCCTACGGAGTCGACGCGAACTTTACGCTGTTTAGCTTCGACGTCACCAATCCGACTGCTTCGACGACGATTGGCAACATTGGCTTCTTGCCCGAAGGGATCGATTTCCGGCCTGGGACGAATCAACTCTACGCAATCGACGTCGGCGCCACGACGACGCAGCTCTATACGATCAACACCGCCACTGCCGCCGCAACGCCGGTGGGCGCCGGCTTCGCGACGACTGGCGTCGATTACAACTTGGCGGGCAACCAGTCGTTCGGATTCGATTTCAACCCGAAGACGCTGCAGGCCGATTCGAGCATGCGGATTCGCCTCATTTCAACCAATGGCGAGAACTTGCGGCTTAATTCCAGCACTGGGTTGGTCGCGGCCGTCGACGTTGATCTGGCGATTCTACCCAGCGGCGGCTCGCCGTTCGCCGACGCCGCGGCCTACATCAACAACGTGCCAGAAGTCGGCGGCACGACGATCTTGTTCGATATGGATATTCGCAACAACTCGCTCTACACGCAGAACCCGCCGAACAACGGCTCGCTGAATCTCGTCGGCGCGTTCGGCGTGAGCATCACCAACGTGCAGCAAGGCATTGGGTTCGACGTTTACACGACGCCGGGCGATGCCGACCTCACCATCGGCGGAGATGCGGCGTACGCCGTGCTGAAGCGGCCCAATGCGCCGGTCAACGGGCCGACGGGGGCGTATTTGCTTTACAGCGTTAACCTGGGGAATGGGCAGATCACTGGCGGGGCGCTCGTCGATGGTGGGCGCGATTTTACCGGCGGGTTCGCGATCGCGCCGGGCGTGCCGGAGCCGGCAACCTTCGCCCTGGCGATCGGCAGCGTGCTTGTCGTGGCGAGCACGCGAAGAAAACGCAACGCGGCGATTTAA
- a CDS encoding carbon storage regulator, with amino-acid sequence MLVLSRKIGEKIHVGNDITIEVRRVAGNRVTLAVEAPRNVRILRGELRDAAMEFEIHEEEFELEPEPVRSPVVVTHQRLGLGASMPHVLG; translated from the coding sequence ATGCTCGTACTCAGCCGCAAGATTGGCGAAAAGATCCACGTTGGCAACGACATCACGATCGAGGTTCGCCGCGTGGCCGGCAACCGCGTGACGCTAGCAGTTGAGGCTCCGCGCAACGTGCGGATTCTCCGCGGTGAACTCCGCGATGCTGCGATGGAATTCGAAATTCACGAAGAAGAGTTCGAACTGGAGCCAGAGCCTGTCCGCTCGCCGGTCGTGGTCACGCACCAACGACTCGGCTTGGGCGCCTCGATGCCCCATGTTCTGGGCTAG
- a CDS encoding TspO/MBR family protein: MSEQRSLRYWTLVPFVALCAGVIAFGQQFPLGEWFASLRQPPLAPPNWIFGVVWTPLYCMIAVAGWLLWERAANSWAMRWWFVQLGLNAAWSWIFFGLHRIDAALVEIVVLWLAIGATIASAWRPVRAAAGLLIPYWGWVAFAMVLNGWYWVLNR, encoded by the coding sequence ATGAGTGAGCAGCGATCGCTTCGATATTGGACGCTGGTTCCGTTCGTGGCGCTGTGCGCCGGCGTGATCGCGTTTGGGCAGCAGTTTCCGCTGGGCGAATGGTTTGCTTCGTTGCGGCAGCCGCCGCTTGCACCTCCCAATTGGATTTTCGGCGTCGTGTGGACGCCGCTCTATTGCATGATTGCGGTCGCCGGTTGGCTGCTGTGGGAGCGGGCGGCGAATTCGTGGGCGATGCGGTGGTGGTTCGTGCAGCTGGGGCTCAACGCGGCTTGGTCTTGGATCTTCTTTGGGCTGCACCGGATTGATGCGGCGCTCGTAGAGATCGTGGTGCTGTGGCTGGCGATTGGGGCGACGATTGCGAGTGCGTGGCGGCCGGTTCGCGCGGCGGCGGGGCTGCTGATTCCCTACTGGGGCTGGGTGGCGTTCGCGATGGTACTGAATGGGTGGTATTGGGTTTTGAATCGCTAG
- a CDS encoding S8 family serine peptidase, with the protein MERKHTRKGRQLGVIEQLEDRRVMTADPLIEHQDLDAPPLEQTVQTGGIGDADFWINPEDAVPFDNYVHDIEQAIAAAHNLTGWYNVQSSYGLTGRGQTVAVIDSGIAYDHYALGGGLGANYRVVGGWDFTEENDANPYDDGASGGHGSHVSGIIGGSGTPNSGVATGVDFVGLRVFNDAGQGYFSWVESALQWVLQNRNSFENPITTINLSLGVSSWNAATVPQWANLEDEFAALESAGIFIAVSAGNSFTSFNTPGLSYPAASQYVVPVMSTDENGSLSYFSQRLTRAIAAPGRNIVSTVPDYKGNNNGVADDYATMSGTSMAAPYVAGAAVLVRQAMEFAGWTNITQDMIFNHMMANADTVYDAATNLSYKRLNLQKAISALMPTDDFGSTQATAQSIGTIVGTSTVNGAINSKSDADFFSFTASTTGNVTFNVTNAKQELAASWQAYAANGQTIATQNGNTISFAVTAGQTYAVRITSTAGIGRYTFTAGLGGSGNGGNNGGNNGNNGGNGGNGGNVQPTFTDWGVADFNQYDDVVIGGDRWFKVTASRTGALSVLGQYSGSNASVGIYNANMQLIAGGTNNGSTTRADVQATAGVEYFIRVTGSATDIDLSVVNLVSQVGTNVTIAGTSGDDVFSFVAGTTHYVTVNGVQYQFAGSSAKAFTFQGGNGNDSFTFNGTTGSETATVYASSASIVGAAFSVATAAIENQIIRGGGGADVAYMYDSLGNDTLTAWSNRVTMVGTGFSNEVAAFSNVKAYAVNGGSNSATLYDSAGDDVFIAGSLRGIMQGNGFYNWAEGFNSVTAQAINGGNDRVDFYDSAGNDTLTAWSDRVTFTGAGFSHDARGFDRVKAWATAGGYDTATFYDSAGDDVYIAGSLRGIMQGAGFYNEAEGFDATVAYANAGGNDRVEFYDSAGDDVLTAWSNRVTLTGNGFSHDARNFERTVAQASSGYDTATFYDSVGNDLFVARPTAASMSGTGYSNEARGFDRAKAWATSGGDDQADLYDSTGNDTLIAGYLRAILTGSGYYSEAEGFDRTVTYGSGGYDTATLYDSALDDVFNAWADRAVLASSIVSNDVRNFDRVRAVSELGGNDLANFYDSIGNDTYIAGAVRGIMTGTNFYNEAEGFKQTVANSTAGGTDKVEFYDSAGNDTLLVWQRLASLSGLGFNHSANGFKNVTAYMTSGGVNVRDIRTTDFVFKLVGQ; encoded by the coding sequence ATGGAACGGAAACACACGCGTAAGGGCCGCCAGCTAGGCGTCATTGAGCAACTCGAAGATCGCCGCGTGATGACGGCCGATCCGCTCATCGAACATCAAGATCTCGATGCGCCGCCGCTCGAGCAAACAGTGCAAACCGGCGGAATCGGCGACGCCGACTTCTGGATCAACCCTGAAGACGCCGTTCCGTTCGACAACTACGTTCACGACATTGAGCAAGCGATTGCCGCGGCTCACAACCTGACCGGTTGGTACAACGTTCAATCGAGCTACGGCCTCACCGGCCGCGGCCAAACCGTCGCGGTCATCGACAGCGGCATCGCCTACGACCACTACGCCCTCGGCGGCGGCCTTGGCGCCAACTATCGCGTCGTCGGCGGCTGGGACTTCACCGAAGAAAACGACGCCAATCCCTACGACGACGGCGCCAGCGGCGGCCACGGCTCGCACGTGTCGGGCATCATCGGCGGCTCGGGTACGCCCAACAGCGGCGTGGCCACCGGCGTCGACTTCGTCGGCCTCCGCGTCTTCAACGACGCCGGGCAGGGCTACTTCAGCTGGGTCGAGAGCGCCCTGCAGTGGGTTCTCCAGAATCGCAACTCGTTCGAAAACCCGATCACCACGATCAACCTGTCGCTCGGCGTTAGCTCCTGGAACGCTGCGACGGTGCCGCAATGGGCGAACCTCGAAGACGAGTTCGCTGCGCTCGAATCGGCCGGCATTTTCATCGCCGTCTCCGCGGGCAACAGCTTTACTAGCTTCAACACGCCAGGCCTTAGCTACCCGGCGGCGAGTCAGTACGTCGTTCCGGTGATGTCGACCGACGAAAACGGCTCGCTCAGCTACTTCAGCCAGCGGCTCACTCGCGCGATCGCCGCTCCGGGTCGCAACATCGTCAGCACGGTTCCCGACTACAAGGGCAACAACAACGGCGTCGCCGACGACTACGCGACGATGTCCGGCACCAGCATGGCCGCCCCGTACGTGGCCGGCGCTGCGGTGCTCGTTCGCCAGGCGATGGAGTTCGCCGGTTGGACGAACATCACGCAGGATATGATCTTCAACCACATGATGGCGAACGCCGACACGGTGTACGACGCCGCCACCAATCTTTCGTACAAGCGTCTGAATCTGCAGAAGGCGATCAGCGCCTTGATGCCGACCGACGATTTCGGCTCGACGCAGGCGACGGCGCAAAGCATCGGCACGATCGTCGGCACGTCGACGGTCAACGGCGCCATCAACAGCAAGTCCGACGCCGACTTCTTCTCGTTCACCGCCTCGACCACCGGCAACGTGACGTTCAACGTCACGAACGCCAAGCAAGAACTCGCCGCGTCGTGGCAAGCCTACGCGGCCAACGGCCAAACCATTGCCACGCAAAACGGCAACACGATTAGCTTCGCCGTCACCGCGGGCCAAACGTACGCGGTCCGTATTACCTCCACGGCCGGCATCGGGCGGTACACCTTCACCGCCGGCCTCGGCGGCAGCGGCAATGGCGGAAATAACGGCGGGAACAACGGCAACAATGGGGGCAATGGAGGGAACGGCGGCAACGTCCAGCCGACCTTCACCGATTGGGGCGTCGCCGACTTCAACCAGTACGACGACGTCGTCATCGGCGGCGATCGCTGGTTCAAAGTCACCGCATCGCGAACCGGCGCCCTGTCGGTGCTTGGCCAATACTCCGGCTCGAACGCCAGCGTTGGAATCTACAACGCGAACATGCAGTTGATTGCGGGCGGCACGAACAATGGATCGACGACCCGCGCCGACGTCCAAGCGACCGCCGGCGTCGAATACTTCATCCGCGTCACCGGCAGCGCGACCGACATCGACCTCAGCGTCGTCAACCTCGTCAGCCAAGTCGGAACGAACGTCACCATTGCCGGCACCAGCGGCGACGACGTCTTCTCGTTCGTCGCGGGGACGACCCACTACGTCACCGTCAACGGCGTGCAGTACCAGTTCGCCGGCAGCTCGGCGAAGGCCTTCACCTTCCAAGGCGGCAACGGCAACGATTCGTTCACGTTCAACGGCACGACGGGCAGCGAAACCGCCACGGTCTATGCCTCGTCGGCCTCGATCGTTGGCGCCGCGTTCTCCGTGGCGACCGCCGCCATCGAGAATCAAATCATCCGCGGCGGCGGCGGCGCCGACGTCGCCTACATGTACGACTCGCTCGGCAACGACACGCTCACCGCCTGGTCGAACCGCGTGACGATGGTCGGCACCGGCTTCTCGAACGAAGTCGCCGCCTTCAGCAATGTCAAAGCCTACGCAGTGAACGGCGGCAGCAATTCCGCCACGCTCTACGATTCGGCCGGCGACGACGTCTTCATCGCCGGCTCGCTCCGCGGCATCATGCAGGGCAACGGGTTCTACAACTGGGCCGAAGGTTTTAACTCGGTCACGGCCCAAGCGATCAACGGCGGCAACGACCGCGTCGACTTCTACGACTCCGCCGGCAACGACACGCTCACCGCTTGGTCGGACAGAGTGACTTTCACCGGCGCCGGCTTCTCGCACGACGCCCGCGGCTTCGACCGCGTGAAAGCCTGGGCCACCGCCGGCGGCTACGACACGGCAACCTTCTACGATTCGGCCGGCGACGACGTGTACATCGCCGGCTCGCTCCGCGGCATCATGCAAGGCGCCGGCTTCTATAACGAAGCCGAAGGCTTCGACGCCACGGTCGCCTACGCGAACGCCGGCGGCAACGACCGCGTCGAGTTCTACGACTCCGCAGGCGACGACGTGCTCACCGCATGGTCGAACCGCGTGACGCTCACGGGCAACGGCTTCTCGCACGATGCCCGCAACTTCGAACGCACCGTCGCCCAAGCCTCCTCCGGCTACGACACGGCGACGTTCTACGACTCAGTCGGCAACGACTTGTTCGTCGCCCGTCCGACCGCCGCGTCGATGAGCGGCACGGGCTACTCCAACGAAGCCCGCGGCTTCGACCGCGCGAAGGCGTGGGCGACCTCCGGCGGCGACGATCAGGCCGACCTCTACGACTCGACCGGCAACGACACGCTCATCGCCGGCTACCTGCGGGCGATTCTCACCGGCTCGGGCTACTACAGCGAGGCCGAAGGCTTCGACCGCACAGTGACCTACGGCTCGGGCGGCTATGATACGGCCACGCTGTACGACTCGGCGCTCGACGACGTCTTCAACGCCTGGGCCGATCGCGCAGTGCTTGCCAGCTCGATTGTTTCGAACGACGTTCGCAACTTCGACCGCGTTCGCGCCGTATCGGAACTCGGCGGCAACGATCTCGCGAACTTCTACGACTCGATTGGCAACGACACCTACATCGCCGGCGCCGTCCGCGGGATCATGACGGGGACGAACTTCTACAACGAGGCCGAAGGCTTCAAGCAAACTGTCGCCAACTCGACCGCCGGCGGCACCGATAAGGTCGAGTTCTACGACTCGGCCGGCAACGACACGCTGCTTGTCTGGCAACGGTTGGCGTCCCTGAGCGGCCTCGGCTTCAACCACTCGGCCAACGGCTTCAAGAACGTCACCGCCTACATGACCAGCGGCGGCGTGAACGTCCGCGACATCCGCACGACCGACTTCGTGTTCAAACTCGTCGGCCAATGA
- a CDS encoding DUF1559 domain-containing protein: MGSLSRGRRAFTLVELLVVIAIIGMLVALLLPAVQSAREASRRTNCVNKLKQIALATLNFESSHHTLPPPKVLGGPGGLKSGGPDDTFSQYGSTLVLLLPYLEQGNLYANYDLTKTTSSAQNLRITNVAFPDYTCPSMYLPREVPMTDCGEKLGPGSYVISTRVDYAKFAQLDGAFATPPPRKGDVYDLGLERITDGTSNTILIGETNYGFESYVWDSGCGVDGQPKWGEFRWAEAYWAYAWGHTNADVRYNFNDPSARWDGGFRATYRSDHPGGVQFALLDGSVQFLQTAIEKETLFALITRANEEVIAGIR, from the coding sequence ATGGGAAGCCTGTCGCGCGGCCGCCGCGCCTTCACGCTCGTCGAATTGTTAGTCGTCATCGCGATCATCGGCATGCTCGTGGCGTTGCTGCTGCCGGCAGTTCAGTCCGCTCGCGAAGCGTCGCGACGCACCAACTGCGTCAACAAGCTAAAGCAGATCGCCCTCGCGACGCTCAATTTCGAGTCGAGCCACCACACGCTGCCGCCGCCAAAAGTCCTCGGCGGCCCCGGCGGTTTGAAGTCAGGCGGCCCAGACGACACATTTTCGCAATACGGCAGCACGCTCGTCTTGCTGCTGCCGTATCTCGAACAAGGAAATCTGTACGCCAATTACGATCTGACAAAGACGACCAGCAGCGCGCAAAATCTGCGGATCACGAATGTCGCCTTCCCCGACTACACATGCCCGTCGATGTATCTGCCGCGCGAGGTGCCGATGACCGACTGCGGCGAGAAGCTGGGCCCAGGCAGCTACGTCATCAGCACGCGCGTCGACTACGCCAAGTTCGCGCAACTCGACGGCGCGTTCGCCACGCCGCCGCCGCGGAAAGGCGACGTCTACGACCTCGGCCTCGAACGGATCACCGATGGCACGTCGAACACGATCCTCATCGGCGAAACGAACTACGGCTTCGAGTCCTACGTTTGGGACTCTGGCTGCGGCGTCGACGGCCAGCCAAAGTGGGGCGAATTCCGTTGGGCCGAAGCCTATTGGGCTTACGCCTGGGGACACACCAACGCCGACGTGCGTTACAACTTCAACGATCCAAGCGCCCGCTGGGACGGCGGCTTCCGCGCTACCTATCGCAGCGATCACCCCGGCGGCGTCCAATTCGCGCTGCTCGACGGTTCGGTCCAGTTCCTGCAAACGGCGATCGAGAAAGAGACACTGTTCGCGCTGATCACCCGCGCCAACGAAGAAGTGATCGCTGGAATCAGGTGA
- a CDS encoding PEP-CTERM sorting domain-containing protein (PEP-CTERM proteins occur, often in large numbers, in the proteomes of bacteria that also encode an exosortase, a predicted intramembrane cysteine proteinase. The presence of a PEP-CTERM domain at a protein's C-terminus predicts cleavage within the sorting domain, followed by covalent anchoring to some some component of the (usually Gram-negative) cell surface. Many PEP-CTERM proteins exhibit an unusual sequence composition that includes large numbers of potential glycosylation sites. Expression of one such protein has been shown restore the ability of a bacterium to form floc, a type of biofilm.), with translation MKNTLLLAALVAMSATVVRAESINFATGPIAPSFRGAANTTYFGWGNGSWDGNPPLNVGDPDPTPDVVNGTPSINPGSLAGPLLAQNNASDIVSSSNNVYTNPANVNLTLTIPTVGSVGAGFTTIIVQCNGLAGFGGITNLFAFGNIAGVAPTYVTGVNADNQEAQFWAKWEIPGNAASYSVNVTGSPVGAGVLSISDMTVDSLWSATGFAPDAVAAVPEPTSFALVGAALTAATVLVRRRR, from the coding sequence GTGAAGAACACTTTGTTGTTGGCCGCCCTCGTGGCCATGAGCGCGACCGTCGTTCGCGCTGAATCGATCAACTTCGCCACCGGCCCGATCGCCCCCAGCTTCCGCGGCGCCGCTAACACCACCTACTTCGGGTGGGGTAATGGTTCGTGGGACGGCAACCCGCCGCTGAACGTCGGCGATCCCGACCCGACTCCCGATGTGGTCAACGGCACGCCGTCGATCAACCCCGGCTCGCTCGCCGGCCCGCTGCTCGCGCAAAACAACGCCAGCGACATCGTATCCAGCAGCAACAACGTTTACACGAATCCGGCCAACGTCAACCTGACGCTCACCATCCCGACGGTCGGCTCGGTCGGCGCCGGCTTCACCACGATCATCGTCCAATGCAACGGCCTGGCCGGCTTCGGCGGCATCACCAACCTGTTCGCCTTCGGCAACATCGCGGGCGTTGCCCCGACGTACGTCACCGGCGTCAACGCCGACAATCAAGAAGCTCAGTTCTGGGCCAAGTGGGAAATTCCCGGCAACGCCGCGTCGTACTCTGTGAACGTCACCGGCTCGCCAGTCGGCGCCGGCGTTCTTTCGATCTCCGACATGACGGTCGATTCGCTTTGGTCGGCGACCGGGTTCGCCCCCGATGCGGTCGCCGCCGTGCCGGAACCGACCAGCTTCGCCTTGGTAGGGGCGGCGCTCACGGCCGCGACGGTGTTGGTCCGCCGTCGTCGCTAG
- a CDS encoding DUF2238 domain-containing protein — protein sequence MAASSVNYQLPVLAATMLLFAASLWQSIYPDQQWLQHIPTVLALPALLWSARRRWLSNASFTCLAMMLALHIVGARWIYSNVPYDEWFRAVFGGGTREWLGWTRNHYDRLVHFAFGLLMTLPVAEAAVRYGGLSVAWGLAWAWMTVAGVSALYEVFEWAIAIIAAPDYAEQYNGQQGDWWDAQKDMALALLGSTLATLALGVGLQRQRRRTVG from the coding sequence ATGGCTGCGAGCAGCGTCAACTATCAGCTGCCCGTCTTGGCCGCGACGATGCTGCTGTTTGCGGCGTCGCTGTGGCAGTCGATTTACCCGGACCAGCAATGGCTGCAGCACATTCCGACGGTGCTGGCCCTGCCGGCGTTGCTGTGGAGCGCTCGGCGACGATGGCTCTCGAATGCGTCATTCACCTGCTTGGCGATGATGCTGGCGCTGCATATCGTCGGGGCGCGGTGGATCTATTCGAACGTGCCGTATGACGAGTGGTTTCGCGCGGTGTTCGGGGGCGGGACGCGCGAGTGGCTGGGATGGACGCGGAACCATTACGATCGGCTGGTCCATTTCGCGTTCGGACTGTTGATGACGCTGCCAGTCGCCGAGGCGGCGGTGCGCTATGGAGGGTTGAGCGTCGCGTGGGGATTGGCCTGGGCTTGGATGACGGTCGCCGGAGTGAGCGCGTTGTACGAGGTGTTTGAGTGGGCGATCGCGATCATTGCGGCGCCCGACTACGCGGAGCAATACAACGGTCAGCAGGGCGATTGGTGGGATGCGCAGAAAGATATGGCACTCGCCTTGCTGGGCAGCACGTTGGCGACGCTCGCACTGGGCGTCGGTTTGCAACGGCAGCGGCGGAGAACAGTGGGATGA
- a CDS encoding SDR family oxidoreductase translates to MKYLVTGGAGFIGSHIVTALVERGDEVRVYDNLSTGKAENLAHLGKRVELMQGDLLDPKQLEKAVVGVDVVFHQAAMASVPRSLAEPAASHAACATGTLHVLDAARRGGVKRVVYAGSSSAYGNQPFIAKRESDLPAPISPYAAAKLAGEGYCQAFAASYGLETVVIRYFNVFGPRQDPNGEYSAVIPKFVVMMLAGKRPTVFGDGGQSRDFTYVENVVLGNLAAAASPAASGRTFNVACGKQYSLLELIASINRVLGTKIEPNFEPARAGDVRDSLADITAARDVLKYEPTIDFDEGLRRSIEYYRTLVK, encoded by the coding sequence ATGAAATACTTGGTCACCGGCGGCGCTGGGTTCATCGGCTCGCACATTGTGACGGCGCTCGTTGAGCGCGGCGATGAAGTGCGCGTCTACGACAACTTAAGCACGGGTAAGGCGGAGAACCTTGCCCACCTCGGCAAACGCGTCGAACTGATGCAGGGCGATCTGCTCGATCCGAAGCAGCTCGAGAAAGCGGTTGTCGGCGTCGATGTGGTGTTTCACCAAGCGGCGATGGCGTCGGTGCCGCGGAGCCTGGCCGAGCCGGCCGCGAGCCACGCTGCTTGCGCGACGGGGACGTTGCATGTGCTCGACGCGGCGCGCCGCGGCGGCGTGAAGCGCGTCGTTTACGCAGGTTCGAGCAGCGCGTATGGCAACCAGCCGTTCATCGCCAAGCGCGAGAGCGATCTGCCGGCGCCGATCTCGCCCTACGCGGCGGCGAAGCTTGCCGGTGAAGGGTACTGCCAGGCGTTCGCCGCGTCGTATGGTTTGGAAACGGTAGTGATCCGCTACTTCAATGTCTTCGGCCCGCGGCAAGATCCTAACGGCGAGTATTCGGCGGTGATCCCGAAGTTCGTCGTGATGATGCTCGCCGGCAAGCGGCCGACAGTGTTCGGCGACGGCGGGCAATCGCGGGATTTTACCTACGTCGAGAACGTCGTGCTCGGTAATCTGGCGGCGGCGGCCTCGCCGGCGGCGAGCGGTCGCACGTTCAATGTGGCGTGCGGCAAGCAGTACAGCTTGTTGGAACTGATCGCCAGCATTAATCGCGTGCTGGGGACGAAGATTGAGCCGAACTTTGAGCCAGCCCGTGCGGGCGATGTGCGCGACAGCCTGGCCGACATCACCGCCGCTCGCGACGTGCTGAAGTACGAGCCGACGATTGACTTCGACGAAGGGTTGCGGCGGTCGATTGAGTACTACCGCACACTAGTTAAATAG